The following proteins are encoded in a genomic region of Fervidobacterium pennivorans DSM 9078:
- a CDS encoding NlpC/P60 family protein, which translates to MNSIKRLKKFSVLFILIISLTFLSTNFAFQMRELSEGEIEKMFSELKRLQGLPYIWGGASNFGLDCSGLVIYLLRMLGHTQFVYQKSLVFDVTADNLYKYNTKPIADLKSLKKGDLIFFDMNEDNVYDHVVIFEKFDQYGNIWVWDAAEMPDGIHQNKVDRRPLSSLQARKYAFGRIVVLDK; encoded by the coding sequence AACTCGATAAAGCGCCTTAAAAAATTCTCAGTTCTTTTTATTCTCATTATTTCTCTAACGTTTCTATCAACAAACTTTGCCTTCCAGATGCGGGAGTTGTCTGAAGGAGAAATAGAAAAGATGTTTTCTGAACTGAAAAGATTGCAAGGATTACCGTATATTTGGGGCGGAGCAAGCAATTTCGGGCTGGATTGTAGTGGTTTGGTAATCTACCTACTTAGAATGCTTGGTCACACTCAATTTGTTTATCAAAAATCTCTTGTTTTTGATGTTACTGCAGACAACCTGTATAAATACAACACCAAACCCATTGCCGACCTTAAGAGCTTGAAGAAGGGAGACTTAATTTTTTTCGATATGAATGAAGATAATGTATATGATCACGTTGTTATTTTTGAAAAATTCGACCAATACGGTAACATATGGGTCTGGGATGCCGCAGAAATGCCAGATGGGATACACCAAAACAAAGTCGATAGACGTCCGTTATCGTCGCTTCAAGCTAGGAAATATGCCTTTGGCAGAATTGTTGTTTTGGACAAGTAA